One window of Nicotiana tomentosiformis chromosome 11, ASM39032v3, whole genome shotgun sequence genomic DNA carries:
- the LOC138901406 gene encoding uncharacterized protein encodes MSAAEDPTEHALVIASSPGRSGEKDSTKNDEHVDTIDQERESLREEVQHIRELAHLDVTPLLHPPRLPSLDSLPDHFPSTSRQNNNTPTSTHNTQVIPPITHANPSNPPIHTPYVPQYPQISQNPPITTNITTPPHDRVTFTTNQQIPVAHAATHERYIPPIYVKTKSTFTAPIMVRVPYEIDQYAEIESEAMRKEEVSVSEQFQMLRRQMKSLQIARGSESLDYENLCIHPDVDMPIGYKPPKFDTFDGTGDPRSHLRAYYDKLVGVGRNEKLRMKLFKRSLTGEALTWYTGQDPQNWRTWQDMTEDFMNHF; translated from the coding sequence ATGTCAGCTGCAGAAGACCCAACCGAACATGCTCTAGTCATAGCCAGCAGCCCGGGGCGATCGGGGGAAAAGGACAGTACTAAGAATGATGAGCACGTGGACACGATAGACCAAGAAAGGGAATCCTTAAGAGAAGAGGTACAGCATATCAGAGAATTGGCGCACCTGGACGTGACACCACTTCTTCACCCACCTAGATTACCTTCTTTAGATTCACTCCCAGATCATTTTCCTTCAACCTCGCGCCAAAATAACAACACTCCAACCTCAACCCACAATACTCAAGTTATACCTCCAATAACTCATGCTAACCCATCGAACCCTCCTATTCACACCCCCTACGTACCGCAATATCCTCAGATATCACAAAACCCGCCTATTACCACCAATATAACTACCCCTCCTCATGACAGAGTCACTTTCACCACCAACCAGCAAATACCCGTGGCACATGCTGCTACTCATGAGCGGTACATTCCTCCTATATATGTCAAAACCAAATCTACCTTTACAGCACCTATCATGGTCAGGGTGCCATATGAGATCGATCAATACGCTGAGATAGAGAGTGAGGCCATGCGTAAGGAAGAAGTGTCGGTATCTGAGCAGTTTCAAATGTTAAGAAGGCAAATGAAGAGTCTCCAAATTGCCCGAGGAAGTGAAAGCCTGGATTATGAGAACTTGTGTATTCACCCAGATGTAGACATGCCAATAGGGTACAAACCCCCAAAGTTCGATACTTTTGATGGGACAGGGGACCCCCGCTCACATTTAAGGGCTTATTACGACAAGTTGGTCGGAGTGGGGAGGAATGAGAAATTAAGGATGAAATTGTTTAAAAGGAGTCTGACGGGAGAGGCACTCACCTGGTATACCGGGCAGGACCCACAgaattggagaacttggcaagatATGACGGAGGACTTCATGAACCATTTTTGA